Genomic segment of Salvia hispanica cultivar TCC Black 2014 chromosome 2, UniMelb_Shisp_WGS_1.0, whole genome shotgun sequence:
AGTTGCACGTGGAAGGATTTGGTTGAGTagactataataataaattaatcgtGTTGATAATTTGTGTCAAAATATCTCGTGGACTTAGTGgctaaataataatttcatgatttatgacgcactttttttaaaaatgaaaatcaatcccttataataaaattacaaaaaatgatatacgtacatataaaataaaaacatttaggagtgcgttaaaatgacaacatcttataaaataacatcataccatcATTCCTACCCAATCATTtatacacgtggacgaatagtCAGCTGGCATGtgacaatcataaaaaatgcttAAGGATAAATTTTCTTGACTAGCAATATTTAATACGCTAGACAACAATGTTTTCTCGaccagcaatatccaatacgctagacagCAATAGcatttatactattgcagtgTAATGTTTATAATATTCCTGGATacgtggtgtcacagtgtcactttaagaggggttgtcattttaacacgaACCTATAATGAGATTTTGTATTCGcatgattataaatatgattttagtGTTAAAATTGGATTAGACTGTCAACTGCCCCCACTTAAAAGCTCCAAAGGCCAAATGTTGCTTGATCGTTACCGATATGGCTGTAATACTCATAGAGGGTACTAAACCATTTAATTAGTGATTTTTTATATCACCACTAAGCATATAATAATGGTAATTTTCTAGATAACATTCATATTAATGTGTGCCAAATATATAGGATAAAATATACAAGATGATGAATAATATTGGTTTCTTGTAGATATGTGTCCTGCTTTTAGTTCAAGTTGGCTAATCAATAATTGTTTTGTCCTTCAATTGTACAACTGGTTGGATAAGTgcatcaataaaaaatattatacccACCATTCTTCACCGGGAAGAAAGCACAAAAAACTActcataaataaaacaaaaaagaggTCCACTATCTCCCACACACAATTAtcagttataaataaaataaaataaaacaatttcaagtttatatagtatatgtCGACTTATAAACTCTAATGTCACTAGTTCCATTttagtagtagttttttttttgtactcAACATGTTTCCTATTTGATTGAGTCTTCCAGTATGAGACTCGGGGAAGTCGAGTCAAGCTATTATTACTGTGGAGCATATAGAGTTTATATTTTACTGactttttcttcacaaaattaaatattttaaaaatatcattggTCAAATGTGAGACATCTATTAGAGACGGAAAATGAGTATTAATTTggacgaaaataaaaataaaatatacaccATATTATTTGAAGTGATATTGAATGATTAGAAAATGTTATTACCATGAAACACATGGCAAGTCAGTTTAGCTAAGAAATAGGTGGTTAATCTTTGATCAAATAGAGCGGTAGCAATTATTCGGCAGTGATAAATGtaaactctatatattgtataaacttCAAACTCTACAGCACagttaaaacaatttaaaatatcaagattttgatgttaATACAGCGTCCACagttgacactgtgttgacattttttgttgcaattGTTTTGTcatctattgacattttctcaCGGTCCAACTCATAGTTTAGagtttgtaaaatatttagatattgCATATCGTAAAAAAACACAAGTAGTACAAAATGAACTTTTACTTGTCAATCTAGGGCCTCAAGTTTGCCATCTTGGATCAGTTTTTGACCACAATGGACGCCGAGACAAATGAAGAAGATGCATAATGCGCAGTAAAATCCACGGTCTTCATGTTGATCCTCACCACAAACGTTGCAACGGCGTTTCGTAGTGAGAATTTGATATGTCAGCGCGTGGCAGTGAGCTCCGGCGGCCGTATATCTTTGGCCAAACTTGATTTTTCTCCACCGGCCAGTCGTAGTCAACAAGCACCCCGGGTGAAAGGACACGTCGCAGCTGCGGCAGCGATACATCCAGCTCCTGGGATTCATTATCGTTTCGCAGCCATCGCAGTAGAATTCACCAGGACGGTTTAGAGTTGCGTCGTGCATTAGAAGCAGCGGGTGGCGCTTGTCCCATCGACAGCTGGCAGATGAGGTGGGCAGCCCCGCGCATCTGAGGTGCACGACGAAATCGCAGGCGCTGCACGCATAGCTGCTTCTGATTCCGCATATGAAGTGTTCACAGTCAGCGTCGCACTCGGTTGGAGTGGGACCTCGTCTGTCGAGATCCTGTAGCGATAGGAGGTTGAGGGGGTGTGGAGGGTGAGCGGCGTGATATATGGTTTCCGGCATTGAAGCGCACTTTATATCTACTCTGAATCTACTACATTTTGCGCAAGTATAGTATAAACCATTAGTATAAATGAAGCAGACGCTGCAAAATGTCTCCTTCCATGGTGTATGTTTGTCGCCGGATCGAAGGACAAGGTTGTGATCATGTCTGTggaggagagggagagaggggAGCTGAGTTGGCAAGCGGAAGCACGCCAAGTGGAGATAGTATTTGCATGATCTGATGCTACATCTCATGTATTTACTACctgaaaatgaagaagaagacgaagatgaTGTTTGTTTCAGACGTATCGGAGTAATGCACCCATCACATATTAACTCTGATTTTCTACAAGAGTAGtcttcctcatcatcatcgtcatcaccattttcttcttcttgaaatgatgatgatgatgatgaggataCTAATCTGAGTTTGTGATGGTGGAACTTATAATCAACATCATCTTGATGATCAAGGATGAGTGAATTTGTTGTATGTGTATCAACTCCTTGTCTCCTTAGAAAAGCTCCAATTAGGTCCTCTCCCACAACCCCATCACTTATTGGAAACTGCATAATCCCTTGCTCTCTACATtcaatgcaaaaaaaaaaaacacaaatttcaacatgtggagtactataaagcaacaatttgttttgatgatgtaacataaaaatatactccatccgtccctgaaaatttgtcacctatttcctttttctgccgtccctaaaaatttgtcatttttcacttttaccatttttggtagtggaccccatattcaaCTGACTCactcctactcacattttattataaaacaaatatataaaagtaggacccacgtgccaccaactttttcaactcactttttattacatttcttaaaatccgtgtctggtcaaatggtgacaaattatgggggacagagggagtacaatacCTCATGGTGGGGATATATTTGGTGAAGGCGCAGGTGAGATGGACAGCATAGCTGCAAAGCTCACAATGATATATCCAATGTTTGGATGTTAAAAATTTTCTGCACACCTCACAGCGGTAGTTATACTTGAGATATTGAGGAGGGACatggaaagagagagagagggagtgaTGGTGGTCTTCCCTTCGAACGGTACGAGGCAAGGAAGCACACCTCTCATGGATCCAATACTGACAATCAACATCAAGGCATGTGTAGGATGAACATGAGCTCCCTATGGTTCCGCAAGCATCGCACTTGAATGCACAGCTCCTCCTCAACAGCTTCAGTTCATGGCTGGGGTGACTCGGATGATGTATGATGCTGCGCTCCTCATCTTCGGCTGCACACATCATGTCGCTTCCCCGTGCGCACCTGATATGCGCCTTAAACGTGCATTCTGTGCTCGTACATCTGTACAGGATGCGTCGTAAATCGTCCTGGCAGATAGAGCAGCGCGTTTCCCGATCCCGAGGGGAAGAGAATTGTTGAGTGAGTGTGTGTTGAGGGTGCATTGCGTGCCTGATCTTCCTCGGCGCCTCTGCGCAGTCTTCATGTAGTATCACATCATCCAAGCATTCCTGGCTACATCTATAGCCTTTTTCTCCTCTTCTAAATGTCCCAGTACAACCATCACAGTTATAATATCTACCAATCACCACCAGAGAAAGTGGATGCTCGTTGTGCCAATGATTAAGCATCTttctctcctcctcctcctcctcctcttctagctcattttctacttttccaCTCatcttgtgtgtgtgtgttttctttgttacttcttgtgtttttatatcaaaacttATATAGACTAtttcttactccctccgtcccacataattttacccactttgatccggcacgggttttaagaaatttaatggaaagtgagttgaaaaagttggtgggacgTGGGTCCTACtcttaaagtattagttttataataaaatgtaagtaggaatgagttagtggaatatgaggtccactaccaaaaatgataaaagtgaagtgtgtaaaattatgtgcgacggcccaaaatggaatactggatAAAATTACGTGGGCCGGAGAAAATACTATCTTTTCAATACTGAATTGCACAAAACTTCTAATCTCAGCAAAGTATATATCAAAGTAGCAactcttcttttcctttttctttttctttttctttttcttttgtcttttgcttttccaatataattatatttttctaacgTCTAATATAACCTCATATGATTACTATTTCTCTTTTGTCTTTTGCTTTCCCTTTGTCGTCTCTTTATCTTTTGCTTTTGGCTTTGAATTCAGCTCTAAAATTTTTAGCGTTACTTACTGCTATCATTGCGCATTTATATACAAATTGTGTTGGATTAACCATCATTGCTCATATTAATAACTTTTAGTGTGGTATATATGATGAAGATTAATACGGCCTGAGTctgaaaaaatatacatacacagtagtatttatttggaTTGATGTTCAATCACTAACCAATTCATGtagtatcttttttttaaaaaaactgaaaaagtgTCCTCTCTATTAGGAGTATGTAAAAATCTTTCCAtgtaacacacaaaacaacacacatctcctaaaatcccgtgtcatcACAGAAGTGTGAGATCTGCCTCGGGACGGAGTAAGTATTTCCAAAAATCAGAGAACCAACAGttgaaacaaatgaaaaagttGCATAACGCACAGTAAAATCCAGGCCTCTCATGCTTATCCTCACCACACGTGTTGCATTTGCGTTTTGTAGTGAGAAGTTGATAGGTGAGTGTGTGGTGGTGAGCTCCGGCGATCACATATTTTTGACCAATCTTGATGTTTCTATACTCGCCGCATGTAGTTTTGAGGCAGTCCGGGTGGAAGGATACATCGCAGCTGCGGCAGTGATACATCCAACTCCTGGGATTCATTTGCTGCTCGCATTGATCGCAGTAGAAATCACCAGGGCGGTTACGAGTGGCATCGTGCGTCAGATGGAGCTGGTGGTGCTTGTCCCATCTACGACTGGTGGCTGATTCCGGCAGCCCTGCGCATTTGAGGTGCACCGTGAAATCACAGCTTCTGCATTTGTATGGTGCTCTGTTAAGAACCGGACTTGAATCACACCCAGCATCGCATTTGAAGTAAGCTAAGCTACGAGCATCGTCTCTGGAGAGAAGGTCGAGGAGATGGTTCGGGTGATGAGCTGCGTGATATATGGTGTCCGGCATTGAAGCGCACTTTATATCTACTCTGAAGCCATCACATTTTGTACAAACATAATACAGACCATTCGTATATTCATGACAGACGTTGCATCGTTGCCGAATCCATGGTATACGATTGTCACCGGATTGAAGTTGGAGGCTGTGATCATGTCTGTGGAGGAGAGGAAGAAAGGAGATCTGAGTTGGCAAGCGGAAGCACGCCAAGTGAAGATAGTATTTGCATGAGCTGATGCTACATCTCATGTAGTAGTAATCTTTACTACTACTCGAAGAAGTCAGAAATATCGGAGTAATGCACCCATCACATATTAACTCCTATTTTCTACTAGAGTAGtcttcctcatcatcatcgtcatcaccattttcttctttttcttcttgaaatgatgatgatgatgaggaggagactAATCTGAGTTTGTGATGGTGGAACTCATAATCAACATCATCTTGATTAGGGATGGGTGGTTGTGTATATGCTTCAACTCCTTGTCTCCTTACAAAAGCTCCAATTAGATCCTCACTCACATCGTTTATTGCAATTGGAAACTCCAAAATCCAACCATTCTTTCCTCTGCAACCAACAAATATGAAGCATAAATTTATTAACAGCTAAGGCTaagtaattttattcattaatgTGACATTCGTTTACGAAAATATTGCTGGATTCACACAATCTGCGTTATGTTATGATGAAGTAAATTCAATACTACCCTGACCCACAATctgggcacgagttttaaaaaatgtaaagaatagtgaattgaataagttagtggactATGTGacccacttatatatatatatagatgtattcgtagttttataataaaatgttagtggaataagcTGGTTGAATGTGAGGCCTacttagtaaaaatgaaatgtgactcttattgtacGAACCTATATGATAAAATGTGGAGTAAGTCTTATTGTAGGACGGAGGCAGTATGTACGTACCTAGTGTAGTGGGGCAATTTCTTGAAGGCACACTTGAGATGGACAACATATCTGCAAAGCTCGCAATGATATATCCAGTACGTGGGCATAAAATATTTGCTACATACATCACACTTATAGTTAAATCTGATATACTCGAGAGGGACACaaaaagagagggagagattGTGATCGTGGTCTTCCCTTTCGATGGTTTTGAGGCAAGGAAGCACATCTCTCATGGATCCAGTATTGACAAGCATCTGCGGTGCATGTGTAGGAACTCTCTTTGCTTGTGGTTCCGCAAGCATTGCACTTGAAGGAACAATCCCTTCTCAACAACTTCAGTTCATGTTTGGGGTGACTCGGATGGCTTATCTTCATTCTTCTgtcatcctcatcctcataATCATAAGAGGCTGCATCCTTCACCGCGCATCCATAGTGCAACACAAACTTACATCCTTCGCTCGTACATCTGTACAACATTCCATTTGTATAAATTCGATAAGTTCTGCAGATTGAACAAGTCATGTAAACTTTGGTCCATTCTTGACTGAGCGTGTGTTGTGGGTGCAGTGCGTGTCTCATCTTTCGCGGAAGTTCCGCACATTCTTCATGTAACAAGCCTGAGTTCCAACATTTCCTGCTGCATTCATACACTTGGTCTCCACTACTAATAGGCCTGTGACAACCTCTACATGCACCTCTTCTACAACTTTCCACCAAAGTAAGCGGATGCTCGTGGCTACCATGCTCAACCATCTTTCTCTTTATCCCCTCCTTCTCCTCCTTTTCTTTGACGATTGCCTCCAGCTGGTGGCTCGGGTTGCTCGTATCATTCTCCCTCATCATTATGTCTTCTTCTTGTTCTGTAGAAATACATGTAAATAGTGTTGTTACCTTCTAGCTATCAAACATTCCCAACAAGAAAATAGCTCACGAACAAGGATGTACATCAATGCACCCTTTCTAGCATGTTATGTTCCTCCGTCCACGGAAAATAGCTCATGaacacagattttaattttaaattggtaaagtaaaagagaaatataaagaaaatgctAAACTTTCTTATTGTCGTACACATTAATAAACTTCTAATTGAAATTCTCAACTTATAGAACAAGAAAATCGAATAATGAGTAAACAATTTTATAGAGGTTCGATTCAAGCTTATTTTGGGCCTAAtgactatataaaatctttaATCTGAATACGGTATACAAAAAAAGAGTGTGAAATAAGAAACTTATGGTCGAATGAAGTTTGAGATTGATTTAAACTATCCTACTTATTATACAATAATCTGTtaaaaattaactttaatttaaaattgtaccCTTTAATTTGTATTCTCTCAGAAAAAAAGCACACAACATGACTTACCATTATCAATGTCATGTCATTAACTAACATAACAACAATACAACATAgtcatttcttaattttctcataaaacacactacatactagtaacttttatttaatcCCATGTAGCAAGTGTGCATTGgatggatgaagtattatttacataattttccgacacttaccatttataatcaaaactaaaattacTTATAACTAAGATTAGAATATGTTTTaataaactactccctccgtcccgctttaggagtcccggttgggataaattaataaaaaatgtctacaaagtgttaaaagtgagtcccaacatccactacaactaataaaaaagtgttaaaagtgggtcccaacatccactataacatttatttattggacactaattaaaagtgggtcccaacatccactacaatatttatttattacataatctaacacttttttcttaaaacatgtgcccgactcaaccgggactcctaaagcgggacggagggagtatatagtttggggaaattgaaaaaaaaataccttcCGGTAACCGGACCGAAGGTGAACCCGAGATAGGTGTATGCGCACTAGTGAAGACGTACAAGTTCGGAATGGCCGTCCCTGTAGAGACTCTATACTTAGTCACAACAAAACGCTCAAAAACTTAGAAGAAATGGTTCTCAAAAAGAAAACTCTAATGTAGAGAGCGTTTTTAGTGTATGAGTATGTGGAGAAGAGGGTGGTATTTATAAGGTTGTAGGGGAATATCTTGCTAGGGGCTAGTAAAACAATCCATTCACATTTAGCTAAGGGTAACATGGTCTTTTGGAATGGGACATTATTTTCCCGCGAGTCTTTTCGGGATTTCCTACTCGACAAAATTTATGTGCGgaacataaaatttgtcaagtaaagtgggacgaatgaagtaattttaaaaaaggtaTAAACTTGAGAAAGAAATATTCTTCATAGATGTGTTTGATTTCTGATTATTTGTTGGAATGTATGACGTTTTCACTCTTCATTGGAACAACCACACTTCCTATATGAGGAAAGAATATAATGTTGAACAAGCACAACTTCATTTACTCAAAGAATCTCATTTCTTCTTTATCTTTCCCTTTTGCTTTTTCTCAAGTAGATGTAAGAGTGAAATTTTGAGCAATtgcatttgaaaaaaaacaagctacaatcttaattaaatcaattttaagttcaaacattttttgaTATCAAagaatgaatttgaaattaaacttcaattccaAACACATACCCCTCTCTCAAACCCTGAATATTTTACTCTCACTATATTTGCATTGCCTAttgatttgtgaattttttatcaaaattttcattcttgTATCCCATTTAACATTCTATCATGCTATGACTCAAACAACATCGTTTTAATAATATTCCCTTAACCACTTAGGCATGAAATTTATTAGGcattcataaataaatcatacaaAACTTCCAATATAAGAAAGTCCTCTGCAGTGGAGGATTAAGTACAACATTCCCGAGAAAGGAATGTAAAACAATCACCACTTGTTCAATCAAATTAAGAATctccttttttaatttctcttttctttgtCTGTCTTTGTCTTTTGCTTTTCTCACAGTTTGTGACAAGTACAACATTGCATAGGATTCAGCTCATAGGTTTTTTGCCATCTTACTTCTAGGAAAAGTATGAGAATTGGATAAGCAATCATtgctcatattttataatagtattaaattaggttatagtatttgtttgatttaatattcaatGATTACCAAGAAACacataactaattaagaaaGATGGCCTTAATCTTAAAGCATATGGAGAAGTAAAAATTTGAGcaattgtaatttaaaaaagaagcAAGCTACAACCTtcactaaatttaaaacacacacaaacaaataaGGTAACACAAAAACATAAGTCCACAAGACTAAAAAAAGGTAAACGTACATTGAACTGTTTTTTTCAATCCACGGCCTCAATGTTGCCATCTTTGATCATTTTTCTACCGCAGGGCTCGAAACAAATGAAGAAGTTGCATAATGCACAGTAAAATCCTTGGCTTCCATGCATATCGTAACGGCAAATGTCGCAGCTGTATTTTGTGGTGAGAAGTTGATAGGTGAGACGGTGTGGATGGATTTCTGCATTCACATCATATTCCTTCCCCAACTTCATGTTTCTAAGCCATCCGGATGTAGTTACAAAGCAATCTGGATGGAAGGATAGATCGCAGTCGCGGCAGTGATACATCCAACTCTTTGGATTCATTGAATCTTCACATTGATTGCAGTAGAATTCACCGGGATGGTTTAGAGTGGCGTCGTGCGTCAGAAGCAGTGGGTGGTGCTTGTCCCATCTACGGCTGGTGGTTGATGCCGGAAGCACCGCACATCCAAAGTGCACGCTGAAATCACAGCTGTTGCATTCGTAGCTGttaccaaattttattaagCCTCCACAGGCATCACAATTGATGAAACCATGTCTCCTACTCGTATCTTGTGCAGAACGAAGGCCGAGGAGATGATTCGGGTGAGCTGCGTGATATATGGTGTCCGGCATTGAAGCGCACTTTATATCTACTTTGAAGTAATCACATTTTGTACAACCATAAAACAGaccattcatatatttatagcaGACTCTGCAACATTTCCACTCCCATGGTTTATTGTCACCGGATCGAAGGACAAGGCTGCTGTGACCATTCTCATGTTTGTGGAGGAGAGGAAGAGAGGAGATCTGAGTTGGCAATTGGAAGCACGCCAAGTGAAGATAGTATTTGCATGAGCTGATGCTACATCTCATGTAGTAGCAATCTTTACTAcctgaagaagaagacgaagaagatGATGGTGCTTGTATCGGAGTAATGCACCCATCACATATTAACTCTGATTTTCTACAAGAGTAGTCTtcctcctcatcatcatcatcactattttcttcttccaaaaCTTCTTCTtgaaatgatgatgatgatgaggagaCTAATCTGAGTTTGTGATGGTGGAACTCATAATCAACATCATCTTGATGAGGGATGACTGCATGTGTATCAACTCCTTGTCTCCTTAGAAAAGCTCCAATTAGGTCCTCTCCAACAGCCACATCATTTATTGGAAACACCataatttctttctctctacattaaaaaaacacacatttcaacaatataatataattagatttACATAATGAAGAAAGACATAGTTATACCTAGTGGTGTGTGGTGATTTGGTGAAGGCGCAGGTGAGATGGACAGCATAGCTGCAAAGCTCACAATGATATATCCAATATTTGGATATTAATCTTTTACTGCACACTTCACAACGGTAGTTGTATTTGAGATATTGAAGCGGCACatggaaagagagagagagggaatgaTTGTGTTCTTCCCTTTGGATATTCTGAGGCAAGGAAGCACATTTCTCATGGATCCAATACTGACACGCCGGTGCAGTGCATGTGTAGGAACTCCCTTTGGCATGTGTTGTGCCACAAGCATCGCACTTGAATGCACAACTTCTCCTGAACAGCTTCAATTCATGGTTGGGGTGACTCGGATGATGTATGATGCTGCGCTCGCCATCTTCAGCTCCATACATCATGTCGCTTCCCTGCGCGCACCTGACATGCGCCTTAAACGTGCATTCTGCGCTCGTACATCTGTAGGAGATGCGTTCTAAATAGCCTTGGCAGATACAACAACGGCCTTGCCATCTCTCAGGGGTATATTGTTGAGCCAGTGTGTGTTGAGGTTGCATTGCATGTCTGATCTTCCTCGGCGCCTCTGCACAGTCTTCATTTAGTTGGACATCATACCCACATGCCTGGCTACATTCATAACATTTCTCTCCTCTTCTAAAAGGCGTTTGACAACCAGAACAGTCGTCTTCTCCACGAGCTTCCACCAAAGTAAGTGGATGCTCGTGGTTCCAATGATCAaccatctctctctcctccttctcttctatctcattttctactttctCACTCATTcttatatgtgtgtgtgtattttctttttacttcttGTGTTTGTATATCAAAACTTATATAGACTATTTTTACTATCTTTTCAATATGGAATTGCACAAAACTTCTAATCTCCGCAAAGTATATATCAAAGTAGCAAaactcttctttttatttttcttctctctcttttgtCTTTTGCTTTTCCTATGTAATTGTATTTTTCCAACGTCTAATTTAACTTCGTATGATTACTGTGCACTAGGATGCCCCCTTATTTAGAGTCACgacgtacatccaatctggtgctgccatgtggcacaaaacattcaatattttaaacacaaaaatgcaatatagttgtatatgcatttccacatatataaatgcaatccgtctatatataaaatgcaaactaaacagtcaatatttaaaatgtaaaactcaacaataaaaaatgcaatctgcatataacaaaaatgcaatctgccgaaatttaacaaaaatgcaatctgctgaaattcatttatagcttctacaaatatatattgcattttagtgtttacaatattgcattttttttgcCACATAGCAACACCAGATTAGATATACGTTataacttaaaattaattgttatactagtacatcCCATACTAATATACTTTACTTTGTATCCTCAAACACTCACTATAAGAAAACTACTCTAATTCTACTTAAATAATTGTATGGCCTTTAGACCACTACAATTCGCCTGGTAAAAATCAttactttttatataattgagACAGTTTCTTTTTAATACTAGAAAAAGACACAAAGAATTGTTGGGTTAACATGAACCTCATGTTTTAAACATGTGAATAAGTTGGAAAGAATAAGTAACTGACATCATTACAATATAAGGTGGTTACAACATCTCTTACAATAGGCTTTGGGAGGTGGGCTTTTGACAGAACAATATGAGTAAGTTTCATGCATTTCGTGATTCCTCCACAATTTTAGTATTcacaaattaattgatgaagtGCTTCAGCgaatgaagtattatttttattattcagaaaaaaaCCACTATAGCTCACAACTTATTACTCTAGGACAACATCAAA
This window contains:
- the LOC125203906 gene encoding uncharacterized protein LOC125203906, yielding MLAEPQAKRVPTHAPQMLVNTGSMRDVLPCLKTIEREDHDHNLSLSFCVPLEYIRFNYKCDVCSKYFMPTYWIYHCELCRYVVHLKCAFKKLPHYTRGKNGWILEFPIAINDVSEDLIGAFVRRQGVEAYTQPPIPNQDDVDYEFHHHKLRLVSSSSSSSFQEEKEENGDDDDDEEDYSSRK
- the LOC125208080 gene encoding uncharacterized protein LOC125208080 — its product is MSEKVENEIEEKEEREMVDHWNHEHPLTLVEARGEDDCSGCQTPFRRGEKCYECSQACGYDVQLNEDCAEAPRKIRHAMQPQHTLAQQYTPERWQGRCCICQGYLERISYRCTSAECTFKAHVRCAQGSDMMYGAEDGERSIIHHPSHPNHELKLFRRSCAFKCDACGTTHAKGSSYTCTAPACQYWIHEKCASLPQNIQREEHNHSLSLSFHVPLQYLKYNYRCEVCSKRLISKYWIYHCELCSYAVHLTCAFTKSPHTTREKEIMVFPINDVAVGEDLIGAFLRRQGVDTHAVIPHQDDVDYEFHHHKLRLVSSSSSSFQEEVLEEENSDDDDEEEDYSCRKSELICDGCITPIQAPSSSSSSSSGSKDCYYMRCSISSCKYYLHLACFQLPTQISSLPLLHKHENGHSSLVLRSGDNKPWEWKCCRVCYKYMNGLFYGCTKCDYFKVDIKCASMPDTIYHAAHPNHLLGLRSAQDTSRRHGFINCDACGGLIKFGNSYECNSCDFSVHFGCAVLPASTTSRRWDKHHPLLLTHDATLNHPGEFYCNQCEDSMNPKSWMYHCRDCDLSFHPDCFVTTSGWLRNMKLGKEYDVNAEIHPHRLTYQLLTTKYSCDICRYDMHGSQGFYCALCNFFICFEPCGRKMIKDGNIEAVD
- the LOC125207008 gene encoding uncharacterized protein LOC125207008, with protein sequence MRCSISSCKYYLHLACFRLPTQISFLPLLHRHDHSLQLQSGDNRIPWIRQRCNVCHEYTNGLYYVCTKCDGFRVDIKCASMPDTIYHAAHHPNHLLDLLSRDDARSLAYFKCDAGCDSSPVLNRAPYKCRSCDFTVHLKCAGLPESATSRRWDKHHQLHLTHDATRNRPGDFYCDQCEQQMNPRSWMYHCRSCDVSFHPDCLKTTCGEYRNIKIGQKYVIAGAHHHTLTYQLLTTKRKCNTCGEDKHERPGFYCALCNFFICFNCWFSDFWKYLLRPEADLTLLIEKIVFSPAHKTHTHKMSGKVENELEEEEEEEERKMLNHWHNEHPLSLVVIGRYYNCDGCTGTFRRGEKGYRCSQECLDDVILHEDCAEAPRKIRHAMHPQHTLTQQFSSPRDRETRCSICQDDLRRILYRCTSTECTFKAHIRCARGSDMMCAAEDEERSIIHHPSHPSHELKLLRRSCAFKCDACGTIGSSCSSYTCLDVDCQYWIHERCASLPRTVRREDHHHSLSLSFHVPPQYLKYNYRCEVCRKFLTSKHWIYHCELCSYAVHLTCAFTKYIPTMREQGIMQFPISDGVVGEDLIGAFLRRQGVDTHTTNSLILDHQDDVDYKFHHHKLRLVSSSSSSSFQEEENGDDDDDEEDYSCRKSELICDGCITPIRLKQTSSSSSSSFSGSKYMRCSIRSCKYYLHLACFRLPTQLPSLPLLHRHDHNLVLRSGDKHTPWKETFCSVCFIYTNGLYYTCAKCSRFRVDIKCASMPETIYHAAHPPHPLNLLSLQDLDRRGPTPTECDADCEHFICGIRSSYACSACDFVVHLRCAGLPTSSASCRWDKRHPLLLMHDATLNRPGEFYCDGCETIMNPRSWMYRCRSCDVSFHPGCLLTTTGRWRKIKFGQRYTAAGAHCHALTYQILTTKRRCNVCGEDQHEDRGFYCALCIFFICLGVHCGQKLIQDGKLEALD